One genomic window of Streptomonospora nanhaiensis includes the following:
- a CDS encoding NUDIX hydrolase, with the protein MARRIDYFDDPQAPPANSLVPSVNVIVVNDRDEVLMIRRTDNGNWALPGGAIDLGESVPEAAVRETREETGITCEITGISGIYSDPRHIILYTSDGEARQEFSIVLTARQLSGEPTPSSESREVHWVPKAQLPGYRMDRSMRLRIDHFLQAPAAPHIG; encoded by the coding sequence ATGGCACGGCGGATCGACTACTTCGACGACCCCCAGGCCCCGCCCGCCAACAGCCTCGTCCCCTCGGTCAACGTCATCGTCGTCAACGACCGCGATGAGGTACTGATGATCCGGCGCACCGACAACGGCAACTGGGCACTGCCCGGCGGCGCCATCGACCTGGGCGAGTCCGTGCCCGAGGCGGCGGTGCGCGAGACCCGCGAGGAAACCGGGATCACCTGCGAGATCACCGGGATATCGGGGATCTACTCCGACCCCCGGCACATCATCCTCTACACCAGCGACGGCGAGGCGCGCCAGGAGTTCTCCATCGTCCTCACCGCCCGGCAGCTCTCCGGCGAGCCCACCCCCAGCAGCGAGTCCCGCGAAGTCCACTGGGTGCCCAAGGCCCAACTGCCCGGCTACCGGATGGACCGCTCCATGCGCCTACGAATCGACCACTTCCTCCAGGCACCGGCCGCGCCCCACATCGGGTGA